The Blattabacterium cuenoti sequence TAAATGCTTTGTTTTTCACTTCTTTATCTATTATAAAAAGTAAAAATATGGATTTTTTTGTATTATCTCCTATAAAAATACTTTTTATGATTTTATTTTCTTGCTATTTACTCATATCTAAAATAACAATGCTACCCTTGGTTTTTCAAGGTTTTTCTTGGAAAAAAAATAAAATACGTTATTTATTTTTATTGATTAGTATATTTCTTTTATTAATTTTACGCTTAGTAGCGTTACCATGTATTATCATTTTTTACATTATAACTTCAATTTATTTTCATAGATTTAGAAAAAAATCACATTAACACATGAAATTACGACTTTATCGTCCTATTTGCTTCTTCGATATAGAAGCTACAGGAGTCAATATTGGAAAAGATAGAATCATAGAAATATCTATATTGAAAATATTTCCAAATGGAAATCAGGAAGATAAAACATGGATTATTTTTCCGGAAAGACCTATTCCTCCACAATCTACAGCTATTCATGGAATTAAAGATGAAGATGTAGCAGGAAAATTACCATTTAGAGATGTAGCCATTCATATTTTTAGAATGATTGAAAATACTGACTTAGCGGGATATAATTCTAATAGATTTGATATCCCTATTTTAGTGGAAGAAATGTTACGCGCTGGGATCCCTTTCGATATCAAGAAACATAAAACAATAGATGTACAAGTTATCTTTCATAAAATGGAACCTAGAACTCTTTCCGCGGCTTATAAATATTATTGTAAAAAAAATCTTATAAAAGCTCATAGTTCCAAAGCCGATACATTTGCTACATACGAAATATTACTGGCACAATTAGAAAAATATCAAGATCTAAAACAAGATGTAAAAAGTTTAAATCAGTTCTCCCACCAAAAAAATTTAGCAGATCTTGCTGGTTTTGTAAAAATAGATGAAGAAGGAAACGAAATATTTAATTTTGGAAAGTACAAAGGAGAAAAAGTTCATGAAATTTTCGAAAAAGATCCAAATTATTATGGTTGGATACAGAATTCCGATTTTCCATTATATACAAAAAAAATATTGACAGGTGTGAAATTACGGAAATTTAATAAATAATTATTTAGCAAGATCTTCCAATTTTTTTGAAATAAAAAGAGTTAGATTTTTCCCATGCAACAAATTTTTGGATAAAAGAGTTAAATTTAAGGCTTCTTGAATGAGGGTTCTTCTCTTCTCTTCTTTTGGTTCCTTTAATATTTTTTTCATTAAAAGATGATTCGTGTTAACAATTATTTGATAAAATTTATCTTGATCATTTTTTCCAATTTCTTTTCCTAGAGTATTCATTTCTTTCATTCTTCGTAAAAATTCTGGGATGATGATTAAAAAAGGAGAATCATCCTTTGACAAATTTTCTAATTGTACGGAAAATTTATATTCTTTTATTAAATGAGTGTTGATAAGATTTTTTAAATCTTCTTTCTCTTTTTCCGAAAGTTCGGAAGAATACTTTTTCTCTTTGTGAATCAATTTATCAATATGATTTGAATCTATGCGAACAAAAGAAATATCTGGAGAATCCATTTCTAGTTTTTGGATCAAATGGACTGTAAGTGGACTATCCAAAACTAAAACTTCATAAGATCTATCTTCCGCATCTTTAATATAACTATATTGTCTTTCTTTATCTGAAGTATAGAGAATAATAATTTTTCCATCTTTGTTCTTTTGATAGTTTTTTATTTTTTCTTTGAATTCTTCCAAAGTAAAAAATATTCCATTTATAGTAGAAAAAATAAAGAACTTTTTAGCTTTTTCAAAAAAATTTTTTGTACTAATCATTCCATATTCTACGATAATTTTGATATATTCCCACTTATTTTGGAAATCTTTTCTATCTTTTCTAAACATAGAATCTAGTTTATCCGATACTTTTCTTGTAATATATTTTGATATATTTTTTACAGATGTATCTGATTGTAAATGAGAACGTGATACATTAAGAGGAATGTCTGGAGAATCAATCACGCCTTTTAATAAACTGAGAAAATCTGGGACTACTCCCTCTAAGTTATCCGTAATATAAACTTGATTTTGGTATAGATGTATTCTGTCTCTTTGAAAATCAATTTTATTTTCTATTTTTGGAAAAAATAAAATTCCTGTTAAACGAAAAGGATGATCAATATTTAAATGAATCCAAAATAAAGCATTTTCTAATTGATTTGGATATAATTCATGATAGAAATCCAGATAATCTTTATCCCTTAAAACGGTAGGATTTTTTTTCCAAGCGGGAGTAGTATTATTAATGGGGGTTTCTTTCTCTTTTTCCGTTGAATAAAGAGAAATAACTACAGGCATAAATTTACAATATTTATAAAGCAATTTTAAAATACGATCGTATTCTAAAAATTCTCTGCTTTCTTCATTAATAAAAAGAACTATTTCCGTTCCTCTATCTCTTTTTTCTATTTCCTTCATACTAAATGTTGGAGTCCCTTCGCAAGACCAAAAGATAGAAGGAGTATCTTTTTTATAAGATTTCGTGTAAATAAACACCTTACTAGCTACCATAAAAGAAGAATAAAAACCTAATCCAAAATGTCCAATAATAGAAGATCTAGAATTTTTATCTTGATATTTTTGAATGAATTCTTCCGCACCAGAAAAAGCTATTTGATTGATATATTTTTCTACTTCTTCTTTTGTCATTCCAATTCCATTATCAATGATATGAATAGTTTTATTTTTTTTATCAATTTTTACTTTTATTTTTAAATCATCAATAATTTCTTCTATTTTTCCCAATTTTGCTATAGTTTTTAATTTAAGAATAGCATCCGTTGCATTGGATACTAATTCTCTTAAAAAAACTTCTTGATCTGAATAAAGAAATCTTTTAATAATAGGAAAAATATTATCTGAAGTAACACTAATTTTATCTTTTTCCATAATAAAAATACGATGTGTTTGTATTATGATGCAAACACTAAAGAGGAATCACAAAGATTATACCATTTTCGATGTAAACGACATTATGTCAGTCCTACATTTGCATTTGTGGAATAAAAAAAGAATCAATAAACTTTTTTCCATCAAATTCTTTTAAATCTTGTATTTTTTCTCCTATTCCAATATATTTAATAGGAACTCGAAACTGATCCATGATCCCTATAACCACCCCGCCTTTAGCTGTTCCTTCTAGTTTTGTTAAGATGATGGAAGAAACTTTTACAAAAGTAAGAAATTGTTTTACTTGTTCAAAAGCATTTTGTCCTGTAGAAGCATCCAATACAAGCATAATTTCATGGGGAGCTTTAGGTATAACTTTTTTCATCACTCGACTTATTTTAGCAAGTTCTTCCATAAGACCAACGCGATTTTGCAATCTTCCAGCTGTATCAATCAACACAACGTCTATTTTTCTAGATTTAGCAGATTGTAAAGTATCGTATGCAACAGACGCTGGATCCGCATACATATGTTGTTTGATTAGTGGAACATTAACTGTATTTGACCATATTTCAAGTTGATTTATAGCTGCTGCACGAAATGTATCCGCAGCACCTATAATTAAATTAAATCCTTTTTTTTTTAGAAAAAAAGCCAATTTACCAATTGTAGTAGTCTTTCCAACTCCATTTACTCCGACCATCATAATTACGTATGGTTTTTTTTCTTCTTCTATTTTTTGTTCTAAACATTCATTTTTGATATCCTTAAATAGCGATTCAATTTCCTCTTTAAGAAGTTTATATAATTCTTGTATATCTCCACTATACTTTTCCTTTTGAATTCTTTTTTCAAGATTATTAATAATTTTTATGGTAGTTTCTGTTCCTATATCTGAAGACAACAACACTTCTTCTATATGATCAATAAAATCTGTATCTAATTTTGATTTTCGAAAAAAAAGACTCTTTATTCTAGAAAAGAAGGATTCCCTAGTTTTTTTCAATTCACGATCAAATGTTTCTTTTGTTTCCTTTTTTTTTAGAAAAAACATGATATCCGTATGAATTGAGTTATTTCAAAATAAGTCATTTTTTTTAAAAAAAATCTTGACATCGTTATCAGTTAACATTTTATTTTCAAAAGTATAAGAACCAGATTTTTTTGATTTAATTATTCTAATAGCTAAAATCATTTTTTTGGAAATCTTTTTCTTTTTATTTTCTGTAATTTTTTTAGACATATTTATTTAATTTCTTTATGAATAGTATGTTTCCTCAGTATCGAATTATATTTTTTTAATTCTATCCTGTTAGGAGTATTTCTTTTATTTTTAGTAGTCACATATCTAGAAGTCCCCCCCATCCCACTTTTTTTTTGTTCAGTACATTCCAAGATTATTTGAATTCTATTTCCTTTTTTTCCCATTAATATTTATATTTGAAACGTTTTAATGCTTTTTCGATTCCTATTTTGTTAATAAGTTTAATAGTAGAAGTACAAATTTTTAAGGTGATCCATTTTTTTTCTTTGGTTAAAAAAAAACGTTTTTTACATAGATTGATGTTGAAACGACGTTTGTTTTTATTATTAGCATGAGAAACTCTATTCCCGATCATTGCTCTCTTTCCTGTAAGTTCACAAACTTTTGACATAATTATTTTTTTTACTAACTTTAATTTCCTAGTTGAGCTAAGATAGATAAAATCTTTTTTTTCAAAAACAATCACAATATAATTATTTTCTATGTCAGGACACAGTAAATGGGCTAATATACAATATAGAAAATCTAATCAAGATTTTAGAAAATCTAAAAAGTTTTCTAAAATCATTAAAGAAATTTCTGTTGCAGTTAAAGAATCAGGTTCATATAAAACTTCGTTTCGTTTAAGAAATGCTCTACTAAATGCAAAATCCGTTAATATTCCTAAAAATACTATAGAAAGAGCTATGCAAAAAGCTTCACAAGCGAATACGAATAATTTTAAGAATTTAAATTTAGAAGGAAAAATTTTCGGAATTAGCATGATTATAGAATGTCTGACAGATAATAACATCAGAACTACTTCTGATATAAGAGTTTTTTTTCATAAAAAAGGAGGAAGATTATATCATAACGGTGAATTGGTACATTTATTTAATCGCATAGGAGTTTTTTCAATAAGAAAAAAAAATGTACCTAATTCTATGGAAGATTTTGAACTTATGGCTATAGATTTCGGAGCCAAGGATCTTATAAAAGATGGAAAAATGGTTTATATATACACAGATTTTGAATATTTTGGTTCTATGAAAAATCATTTAGAAAGATTGAATATTTCCCATCAATCAATAGTAAAGCGTATAGCGAAACACCCAAAATATATTTCAAAAAAAGAGGAAGAAAGAATATTAAGTTTCATGGAAAAAATTGAAAAACATGAAGATGTAAAAAATATTTACTCTGATTATGATCCCTATCATCAAAGAAATCAATAGTAATAACATGAAAGTAAAATGTCCTATCGCATTCTTTTTTTTAAGAATGAGGAAAGTCCGGACACCATAGAGCAGTACAATGGGTAATTCCCATCCACCGAAAGGTGAGGAATAGTGCAACAGAAAGAAAGTACAGGAAAGCTGTAGTGAAATCATGTAAACTCTGTACGGTGAAATGCCATGTATACCGGATAATAAAATAACTTGCTCGGTTTATACCGGGGGGTAGGCAGATAGAGATAGTGGGTAACCACTATCCTAGATAAATGATAGGTATAAAAACAGAATCCGGCTTATAGTCTTACTTTCATGTTCTTTTTTTTTTATGTTATGTTATGGAGAGATGGCCGAGAGGATTAAGGCGCACGTTTGGAAAGCGTGTTCACAAAAAAGTGTCAAGGGTTCGAATCCCTTTCTCTCCGCAGTATGAGTATTATCATATCAAGAGTTCTCTATATCTCTTAATTTTTTTTCAATTAAATTTTTCCTTACTCCCATTACCATATCTATATCTTTGGAAGCCGCTTGTAATTTATCTTGTGCTTGATGAAGTAAAAATCCAAATTTAGTAAACTCTTTTTTTACGGTTTCTAGAATATTCCACACTTCAGAACTTCTTTTTTGAATAGCTAATGTTCGAAAACCTATTTGCAAACTATTTAACATTGCAGCCAATGTAGATGGTCCTGCAATTACTATTTTGTACTTTCTTTGCAATTCTTCTAATAAACTTGAATTTCTTACAATCTCTGCATATATGCCTTCAAAAGGCAAAAAAAGAATAGCAAAATCAGTAGTATATGGAGGATCTATGTATTTTTCATTAATGTCTTTGGACATTTTTTTAAGAACAGATTCCATATTTTTTTTAGCTATTTCTAACTTTTTTTTATCTCCGAGACTATAGGCAATTTGTACTTTTTCATAAGTTTCTTTTGGAAATTTGACATCAATTGGTAACCATATAATATTTCCATCTCCAAGTCCTGGAAGTTTAATAGCAAATTCTACTACACAATTTGTACTAGATTTTGTAATGACATTACAGGCATATTGTTCTGGAGCAAGAATTTGTTGTAAAAGCATAGAAAGTTGCATTTCACTAAAACTACCACAAATTTTCACATGATTTAAAGTTCTTTTTAATGCATTCACATCTTGTGCTAAAATCTTCATATCTCCCAATC is a genomic window containing:
- a CDS encoding DNA recombination protein RmuC, whose protein sequence is MGISYPLGFLLCSVVFFLYFFRKLETILRDELKDQRGEFTNTSKDFKDSLIQSIRDFQNSIEAKMNLYFENQSHKLNVVHIEQEKLVRITEKKLEDIRKSVNEKLQKSLNLHLGKSFEFIGNQLLFLQSGLGDMKILAQDVNALKRTLNHVKICGSFSEMQLSMLLQQILAPEQYACNVITKSSTNCVVEFAIKLPGLGDGNIIWLPIDVKFPKETYEKVQIAYSLGDKKKLEIAKKNMESVLKKMSKDINEKYIDPPYTTDFAILFLPFEGIYAEIVRNSSLLEELQRKYKIVIAGPSTLAAMLNSLQIGFRTLAIQKRSSEVWNILETVKKEFTKFGFLLHQAQDKLQAASKDIDMVMGVRKNLIEKKLRDIENS
- the ftsY gene encoding signal recognition particle-docking protein FtsY; this encodes MFFLKKKETKETFDRELKKTRESFFSRIKSLFFRKSKLDTDFIDHIEEVLLSSDIGTETTIKIINNLEKRIQKEKYSGDIQELYKLLKEEIESLFKDIKNECLEQKIEEEKKPYVIMMVGVNGVGKTTTIGKLAFFLKKKGFNLIIGAADTFRAAAINQLEIWSNTVNVPLIKQHMYADPASVAYDTLQSAKSRKIDVVLIDTAGRLQNRVGLMEELAKISRVMKKVIPKAPHEIMLVLDASTGQNAFEQVKQFLTFVKVSSIILTKLEGTAKGGVVIGIMDQFRVPIKYIGIGEKIQDLKEFDGKKFIDSFFIPQMQM
- the rpmB gene encoding 50S ribosomal protein L28 — protein: MSKVCELTGKRAMIGNRVSHANNKNKRRFNINLCKKRFFLTKEKKWITLKICTSTIKLINKIGIEKALKRFKYKY
- a CDS encoding 3'-5' exonuclease, whose amino-acid sequence is MKLRLYRPICFFDIEATGVNIGKDRIIEISILKIFPNGNQEDKTWIIFPERPIPPQSTAIHGIKDEDVAGKLPFRDVAIHIFRMIENTDLAGYNSNRFDIPILVEEMLRAGIPFDIKKHKTIDVQVIFHKMEPRTLSAAYKYYCKKNLIKAHSSKADTFATYEILLAQLEKYQDLKQDVKSLNQFSHQKNLADLAGFVKIDEEGNEIFNFGKYKGEKVHEIFEKDPNYYGWIQNSDFPLYTKKILTGVKLRKFNK
- the rpmG gene encoding 50S ribosomal protein L33, giving the protein MGKKGNRIQIILECTEQKKSGMGGTSRYVTTKNKRNTPNRIELKKYNSILRKHTIHKEIK
- a CDS encoding DUF4295 family protein; this encodes MSKKITENKKKKISKKMILAIRIIKSKKSGSYTFENKMLTDNDVKIFFKKNDLF
- the htpG gene encoding molecular chaperone HtpG, with product MEKDKISVTSDNIFPIIKRFLYSDQEVFLRELVSNATDAILKLKTIAKLGKIEEIIDDLKIKVKIDKKNKTIHIIDNGIGMTKEEVEKYINQIAFSGAEEFIQKYQDKNSRSSIIGHFGLGFYSSFMVASKVFIYTKSYKKDTPSIFWSCEGTPTFSMKEIEKRDRGTEIVLFINEESREFLEYDRILKLLYKYCKFMPVVISLYSTEKEKETPINNTTPAWKKNPTVLRDKDYLDFYHELYPNQLENALFWIHLNIDHPFRLTGILFFPKIENKIDFQRDRIHLYQNQVYITDNLEGVVPDFLSLLKGVIDSPDIPLNVSRSHLQSDTSVKNISKYITRKVSDKLDSMFRKDRKDFQNKWEYIKIIVEYGMISTKNFFEKAKKFFIFSTINGIFFTLEEFKEKIKNYQKNKDGKIIILYTSDKERQYSYIKDAEDRSYEVLVLDSPLTVHLIQKLEMDSPDISFVRIDSNHIDKLIHKEKKYSSELSEKEKEDLKNLINTHLIKEYKFSVQLENLSKDDSPFLIIIPEFLRRMKEMNTLGKEIGKNDQDKFYQIIVNTNHLLMKKILKEPKEEKRRTLIQEALNLTLLSKNLLHGKNLTLFISKKLEDLAK
- a CDS encoding YebC/PmpR family DNA-binding transcriptional regulator; the protein is MSGHSKWANIQYRKSNQDFRKSKKFSKIIKEISVAVKESGSYKTSFRLRNALLNAKSVNIPKNTIERAMQKASQANTNNFKNLNLEGKIFGISMIIECLTDNNIRTTSDIRVFFHKKGGRLYHNGELVHLFNRIGVFSIRKKNVPNSMEDFELMAIDFGAKDLIKDGKMVYIYTDFEYFGSMKNHLERLNISHQSIVKRIAKHPKYISKKEEERILSFMEKIEKHEDVKNIYSDYDPYHQRNQ